From the genome of Bos taurus isolate L1 Dominette 01449 registration number 42190680 breed Hereford chromosome 2, ARS-UCD2.0, whole genome shotgun sequence, one region includes:
- the SRSF10 gene encoding serine/arginine-rich splicing factor 10 isoform 2 (isoform 2 is encoded by transcript variant 2), which produces MSRYLRPPNTSLFVRNVADDTRSEDLRREFGRYGPIVDVYVPLDFYTRRPRGFAYVQFEDVRDAEDALHNLDRKWICGRQIEIQFAQGDRKTPNQMKAKEGRNVYSSSRYDDYDRYRRSRSRSYDRRRSRSRSFDYNYRRSYSPRNRPTGRPRRSRSHSDNDRFKHRNRSFSRSKSNSRSRSKSQPKKEMKAKSRSRSASHTKTRGTSKTDSKTHYKSGSRYEKESRKKEPPRSKSQSRSQSRSRSKSRSRSWTSPKSSGH; this is translated from the exons ATGTCCCGGTACCTGCGCCCCCCCAACACGTCTCTCTTCGTGAGGAACGTGGCCGACGATACCAG GTCTGAAGATTTACGTCGGGAATTTGGTCGTTATGGTCCTATAGTTGATGTGTATGTTCCACTTGATTTCTACACTCGCCGTCCAAGAGGATTTGCATATGTTCA ATTTGAGGATGTTCGTGATGCTGAAGATGCTTTACATAATTTGGACAGAAAGTGGATTTGTGGACGCCAAATTGAAATACAGTTTGCACAGGGGGATCGAAAGA CTCCAAATCAGATGAAAGCCAAGGAAGGGAGGAATGTGTATAGTTCTTCGCGCTATGATGATTATGACAGATACAGACGTTCTAGAAGCCGAAGTTATGACAGAAGAAGATCCAGGAGTCGGTCCTTCGATTACAACTATAGAAGATCTTATAGTCCTAGAAA TAGACCGACTGGAAGACCACGGCGTAGCAGAAGCCATTCCGACAATGATAG ATTCAAACACCGAAATCGATCTTTTTCAAGATCTAAATCCAATTCAAGATCACGGTCCAAGTCCcagcccaagaaagaaatgaaggcTAAATCACGTTCTAGGTCTGCATCTCACACCAAAACTAGAGGCACCTCTAAAACAGATTCCAAAACACATTATAAGTCTGGCTCAAGATATGAAAAGGAATCAAGGAAAAAAGAACCACCTAGATCCAAATCTCAGTCAAGATCACAGTCTAGGTCTAGGTCAAAATCTAGGTCAAGGTCTTGGACTAGTCCTAAGTCCAGTGGCCACTGA
- the SRSF10 gene encoding serine/arginine-rich splicing factor 10 isoform 4 (isoform 4 is encoded by transcript variant 4), protein MSRYLRPPNTSLFVRNVADDTRSEDLRREFGRYGPIVDVYVPLDFYTRRPRGFAYVQFEDVRDAEDALHNLDRKWICGRQIEIQFAQGDRKTPNQMKAKEGRNVYSSSRYDDYDRYRRSRSRSYDRRRSRSRSFDYNYRRSYSPRNRPTGRPRRSRSHSDNDRPNCSWNTQYSSAYYTSRKI, encoded by the exons ATGTCCCGGTACCTGCGCCCCCCCAACACGTCTCTCTTCGTGAGGAACGTGGCCGACGATACCAG GTCTGAAGATTTACGTCGGGAATTTGGTCGTTATGGTCCTATAGTTGATGTGTATGTTCCACTTGATTTCTACACTCGCCGTCCAAGAGGATTTGCATATGTTCA ATTTGAGGATGTTCGTGATGCTGAAGATGCTTTACATAATTTGGACAGAAAGTGGATTTGTGGACGCCAAATTGAAATACAGTTTGCACAGGGGGATCGAAAGA CTCCAAATCAGATGAAAGCCAAGGAAGGGAGGAATGTGTATAGTTCTTCGCGCTATGATGATTATGACAGATACAGACGTTCTAGAAGCCGAAGTTATGACAGAAGAAGATCCAGGAGTCGGTCCTTCGATTACAACTATAGAAGATCTTATAGTCCTAGAAA TAGACCGACTGGAAGACCACGGCGTAGCAGAAGCCATTCCGACAATGATAG ACCAAACTGCAGCTGGAATACCCAGTACAGTTCTGCTTACTACACTTCAAGAAAGATCTGA
- the SRSF10 gene encoding serine/arginine-rich splicing factor 10 isoform X5, translating to MSRYLRPPNTSLFVRNVADDTRSEDLRREFGRYGPIVDVYVPLDFYTRRPRGFAYVQFEDVRDAEDALHNLDRKWICGRQIEIQFAQGDRKTPNQMKAKEGRNVYSSSRYDDYDRYRRSRSRSYDRRRSRSRSFDYNYRRSYSPRNRPTGRPRRSRSHSDNDSQVNKKNNDR from the exons ATGTCCCGGTACCTGCGCCCCCCCAACACGTCTCTCTTCGTGAGGAACGTGGCCGACGATACCAG GTCTGAAGATTTACGTCGGGAATTTGGTCGTTATGGTCCTATAGTTGATGTGTATGTTCCACTTGATTTCTACACTCGCCGTCCAAGAGGATTTGCATATGTTCA ATTTGAGGATGTTCGTGATGCTGAAGATGCTTTACATAATTTGGACAGAAAGTGGATTTGTGGACGCCAAATTGAAATACAGTTTGCACAGGGGGATCGAAAGA CTCCAAATCAGATGAAAGCCAAGGAAGGGAGGAATGTGTATAGTTCTTCGCGCTATGATGATTATGACAGATACAGACGTTCTAGAAGCCGAAGTTATGACAGAAGAAGATCCAGGAGTCGGTCCTTCGATTACAACTATAGAAGATCTTATAGTCCTAGAAA TAGACCGACTGGAAGACCACGGCGTAGCAGAAGCCATTCCGACAATGATAG ccaaGTAAACAAGAAGAATAATGACAGATAA
- the SRSF10 gene encoding serine/arginine-rich splicing factor 10 isoform 3 (isoform 3 is encoded by transcript variant 3) has protein sequence MSRYLRPPNTSLFVRNVADDTRSEDLRREFGRYGPIVDVYVPLDFYTRRPRGFAYVQFEDVRDAEDALHNLDRKWICGRQIEIQFAQGDRKTPNQMKAKEGRNVYSSSRYDDYDRYRRSRSRSYDRRRSRSRSFDYNYRRSYSPRNSRPTGRPRRSRSHSDNDRPNCSWNTQYSSAYYTSRKI, from the exons ATGTCCCGGTACCTGCGCCCCCCCAACACGTCTCTCTTCGTGAGGAACGTGGCCGACGATACCAG GTCTGAAGATTTACGTCGGGAATTTGGTCGTTATGGTCCTATAGTTGATGTGTATGTTCCACTTGATTTCTACACTCGCCGTCCAAGAGGATTTGCATATGTTCA ATTTGAGGATGTTCGTGATGCTGAAGATGCTTTACATAATTTGGACAGAAAGTGGATTTGTGGACGCCAAATTGAAATACAGTTTGCACAGGGGGATCGAAAGA CTCCAAATCAGATGAAAGCCAAGGAAGGGAGGAATGTGTATAGTTCTTCGCGCTATGATGATTATGACAGATACAGACGTTCTAGAAGCCGAAGTTATGACAGAAGAAGATCCAGGAGTCGGTCCTTCGATTACAACTATAGAAGATCTTATAGTCCTAGAAA CAGTAGACCGACTGGAAGACCACGGCGTAGCAGAAGCCATTCCGACAATGATAG ACCAAACTGCAGCTGGAATACCCAGTACAGTTCTGCTTACTACACTTCAAGAAAGATCTGA
- the SRSF10 gene encoding serine/arginine-rich splicing factor 10 isoform X7, producing MSRYLRPPNTSLFVRNVADDTRSEDLRREFGRYGPIVDVYVPLDFYTRRPRGFAYVQFEDVRDAEDALHNLDRKWICGRQIEIQFAQGDRKTPNQMKAKEGRNVYSSSRYDDYDRYRRSRSRSYDRRRSRSRSFDYNYRRSYSPRNSRPTGRPRRSRSHSDNDRFKHRNRSFSRSKSNSRSRSKSQPKKEMKAKSRSRPNCSWNTQYSSAYYTSRKI from the exons ATGTCCCGGTACCTGCGCCCCCCCAACACGTCTCTCTTCGTGAGGAACGTGGCCGACGATACCAG GTCTGAAGATTTACGTCGGGAATTTGGTCGTTATGGTCCTATAGTTGATGTGTATGTTCCACTTGATTTCTACACTCGCCGTCCAAGAGGATTTGCATATGTTCA ATTTGAGGATGTTCGTGATGCTGAAGATGCTTTACATAATTTGGACAGAAAGTGGATTTGTGGACGCCAAATTGAAATACAGTTTGCACAGGGGGATCGAAAGA CTCCAAATCAGATGAAAGCCAAGGAAGGGAGGAATGTGTATAGTTCTTCGCGCTATGATGATTATGACAGATACAGACGTTCTAGAAGCCGAAGTTATGACAGAAGAAGATCCAGGAGTCGGTCCTTCGATTACAACTATAGAAGATCTTATAGTCCTAGAAA CAGTAGACCGACTGGAAGACCACGGCGTAGCAGAAGCCATTCCGACAATGATAG ATTCAAACACCGAAATCGATCTTTTTCAAGATCTAAATCCAATTCAAGATCACGGTCCAAGTCCcagcccaagaaagaaatgaaggcTAAATCACGTTCTAG ACCAAACTGCAGCTGGAATACCCAGTACAGTTCTGCTTACTACACTTCAAGAAAGATCTGA
- the SRSF10 gene encoding serine/arginine-rich splicing factor 10 isoform 5 (isoform 5 is encoded by transcript variant 5), producing the protein MSRYLRPPNTSLFVRNVADDTRSEDLRREFGRYGPIVDVYVPLDFYTRRPRGFAYVQFEDVRDAEDALHNLDRKWICGRQIEIQFAQGDRKTPNQMKAKEGRNVYSSSRYDDYDRYRRSRSRSYDRRRSRSRSFDYNYRRSYSPRNSRPTGRPRRSRSHSDNDSQVNKKNNDR; encoded by the exons ATGTCCCGGTACCTGCGCCCCCCCAACACGTCTCTCTTCGTGAGGAACGTGGCCGACGATACCAG GTCTGAAGATTTACGTCGGGAATTTGGTCGTTATGGTCCTATAGTTGATGTGTATGTTCCACTTGATTTCTACACTCGCCGTCCAAGAGGATTTGCATATGTTCA ATTTGAGGATGTTCGTGATGCTGAAGATGCTTTACATAATTTGGACAGAAAGTGGATTTGTGGACGCCAAATTGAAATACAGTTTGCACAGGGGGATCGAAAGA CTCCAAATCAGATGAAAGCCAAGGAAGGGAGGAATGTGTATAGTTCTTCGCGCTATGATGATTATGACAGATACAGACGTTCTAGAAGCCGAAGTTATGACAGAAGAAGATCCAGGAGTCGGTCCTTCGATTACAACTATAGAAGATCTTATAGTCCTAGAAA CAGTAGACCGACTGGAAGACCACGGCGTAGCAGAAGCCATTCCGACAATGATAG ccaaGTAAACAAGAAGAATAATGACAGATAA
- the SRSF10 gene encoding serine/arginine-rich splicing factor 10 isoform 1 (isoform 1 is encoded by transcript variant 1) produces MSRYLRPPNTSLFVRNVADDTRSEDLRREFGRYGPIVDVYVPLDFYTRRPRGFAYVQFEDVRDAEDALHNLDRKWICGRQIEIQFAQGDRKTPNQMKAKEGRNVYSSSRYDDYDRYRRSRSRSYDRRRSRSRSFDYNYRRSYSPRNSRPTGRPRRSRSHSDNDRFKHRNRSFSRSKSNSRSRSKSQPKKEMKAKSRSRSASHTKTRGTSKTDSKTHYKSGSRYEKESRKKEPPRSKSQSRSQSRSRSKSRSRSWTSPKSSGH; encoded by the exons ATGTCCCGGTACCTGCGCCCCCCCAACACGTCTCTCTTCGTGAGGAACGTGGCCGACGATACCAG GTCTGAAGATTTACGTCGGGAATTTGGTCGTTATGGTCCTATAGTTGATGTGTATGTTCCACTTGATTTCTACACTCGCCGTCCAAGAGGATTTGCATATGTTCA ATTTGAGGATGTTCGTGATGCTGAAGATGCTTTACATAATTTGGACAGAAAGTGGATTTGTGGACGCCAAATTGAAATACAGTTTGCACAGGGGGATCGAAAGA CTCCAAATCAGATGAAAGCCAAGGAAGGGAGGAATGTGTATAGTTCTTCGCGCTATGATGATTATGACAGATACAGACGTTCTAGAAGCCGAAGTTATGACAGAAGAAGATCCAGGAGTCGGTCCTTCGATTACAACTATAGAAGATCTTATAGTCCTAGAAA CAGTAGACCGACTGGAAGACCACGGCGTAGCAGAAGCCATTCCGACAATGATAG ATTCAAACACCGAAATCGATCTTTTTCAAGATCTAAATCCAATTCAAGATCACGGTCCAAGTCCcagcccaagaaagaaatgaaggcTAAATCACGTTCTAGGTCTGCATCTCACACCAAAACTAGAGGCACCTCTAAAACAGATTCCAAAACACATTATAAGTCTGGCTCAAGATATGAAAAGGAATCAAGGAAAAAAGAACCACCTAGATCCAAATCTCAGTCAAGATCACAGTCTAGGTCTAGGTCAAAATCTAGGTCAAGGTCTTGGACTAGTCCTAAGTCCAGTGGCCACTGA
- the SRSF10 gene encoding serine/arginine-rich splicing factor 10 isoform 6 (isoform 6 is encoded by transcript variant 6) — MSRYLRPPNTSLFVRNVADDTRSEDLRREFGRYGPIVDVYVPLDFYTRRPRGFAYVQFEDVRDAEDALHNLDRKWICGRQIEIQFAQGDRKTPNQMKAKEGRNVYSSSRYDDYDRYRRSRSRSYDRRRSRSRSFDYNYRRSYSPRKPNCSWNTQYSSAYYTSRKI; from the exons ATGTCCCGGTACCTGCGCCCCCCCAACACGTCTCTCTTCGTGAGGAACGTGGCCGACGATACCAG GTCTGAAGATTTACGTCGGGAATTTGGTCGTTATGGTCCTATAGTTGATGTGTATGTTCCACTTGATTTCTACACTCGCCGTCCAAGAGGATTTGCATATGTTCA ATTTGAGGATGTTCGTGATGCTGAAGATGCTTTACATAATTTGGACAGAAAGTGGATTTGTGGACGCCAAATTGAAATACAGTTTGCACAGGGGGATCGAAAGA CTCCAAATCAGATGAAAGCCAAGGAAGGGAGGAATGTGTATAGTTCTTCGCGCTATGATGATTATGACAGATACAGACGTTCTAGAAGCCGAAGTTATGACAGAAGAAGATCCAGGAGTCGGTCCTTCGATTACAACTATAGAAGATCTTATAGTCCTAGAAA ACCAAACTGCAGCTGGAATACCCAGTACAGTTCTGCTTACTACACTTCAAGAAAGATCTGA